One window from the genome of Daphnia pulex isolate KAP4 chromosome 9, ASM2113471v1 encodes:
- the LOC124203142 gene encoding uncharacterized protein LOC124203142 translates to MAPSVFVVMCATFLLWAQFESTSADDQMPEGAAVQHFTENSSGLAGSVAEGHLATPMPKHRFSSMLSAAKKLTKAGACSLPDDPSVDLALDHFGSNLPVTKIISIPVTEFSCNDRQPGYYADRDREASCKIFHYCYEDNPIVSFICPTCTLFHDEKQLCDYWYNVDCKVG, encoded by the exons ATGGCCCCGTCCGTCTTCGTGGTGATGTGCGCAACCTTTCTG ttgtgggCGCAATTCGAGTCGACTTCCGCAGACGACCAAATGCCAGAAGGGGCTGCAGTCCAACATTTCACCGAGAATTCCAGTGGCCTAGCAGGAAGTGTTGCTGAAGGACACCTTGCTACACCCATGCCCAAGCACCGTTTCTCGTCCATGTTATCCGCTGCCAAAAAACTGACGAAAGCCGGTGCCTGTTCGCTGCCAGATGATCCTTCCGTTGACTTGGCGCTGGACCATTTTGGATCTAATTTACCCGTgacaaaaatcatttcaatacCAGTTACAGAATTCTCTTGTAATGACCGCCAACCGGGTTATTACGCAGATAGAGATAGAGAAGCGTCTTGCAAG attttccaCTACTGTTACGAAGACAACCCCATCGTTTCCTTCATTTGTCCGACATGTACCTTGTTTCACGATGAAAAGCAACTCTGTGACTATTGGTACAACGTCGATTGCAAAGTGGGATGA
- the LOC124203138 gene encoding uncharacterized protein LOC124203138 gives MQAHNLRLLKKNNFCCRFCRMRTILLPIHWIHPRIRKRPTPPTLSTRFSVYVRVVAVRCGTLLQPMLVSGERSFCIKFNWLFLGGVVVLPKLRHQSSYCSIIVIVSAVIVQELRRNKNKYGMFMSNK, from the exons ATGCAAGCTCACAACCTACgtcttctgaagaaaaataatttctgttgCAG ATTTTGCCGAATGAGAACCATTTTGTTGCCCATCCACTGGATCCATCCAAGGATAAGGAAAAggccaacaccaccaacacTGTCAACAag gtttagcgtttatgttcgcgtagttgctgtccgatgtggcacgttgttgcagcctatgctggtgtctggtgaaagatctttctgcatcaagttCAACTGGTTGTTCCTTGGCGGTGTTGTTGTGTTACCAAAATTGCGTCATCAATCATCATATTGTTCAATTATTGTCATTGTGTCTGCAGTTATCGTTCAGGAGttaagaaggaacaaaaacaaatatgggatgtttatgtcaaacaaataa
- the LOC124201682 gene encoding uncharacterized protein LOC124201682: MCGRLPGPFNCWTAKIKLSVSLPEPNLRKPSPGGGLYDTRFYGCGPNTWTRTRKAARRLHARIDVSSDSSLSKVIADDVSCLSNKAVRGLRTVIRGRWTTELSNASNQGRVARGLLLDSSSDIARLTSSRTKLNFEEWKLIHRSRLSILPLFGTPGISAPDKKCRRCRTDAETTSHVTSHCRVNLPEIGRRHDAILLELAKIICRAGHTIRVNQVFPDTTLRPDIVITSATPQLIIDVTIPFDAPESLQAGFDRKVAKYGHLGPTLPVVIGALGSWMPSNNAVANSLNIQPNAWRRFRRKSRLAAIQGSMRVVSNHLHAADRDEGLLGPA; the protein is encoded by the exons atgtGTGGACGATTGCCAGGGCCGTTCAACTGTTGGACAGCAAAGATCAAGTTGTCCGTCTCGTTGCCAGAGCCCAACTTGAGAAAACCGTCTCCAGGG GGGGGCCTGTACGACACTCGGTTCTACGGGTGCGGTCCGAACACATGGACTCGAACGCGAAAAGCAGCCAGGCGTCTTCACGCAAGGATCGACGTATCCAGCGATAGTTCCCTTTCAAAAGTGATCGCTGATGACGTCTCCTGCCTGTCGAACAAGGCTGTCCGCGGATTGAGGACGGTGATCAGGGGCCGATGGACAACCGAACTCTCCAACGCCTCAAACCAGGGAAGAGTGGCAAGAGGTCTCCTTTTGGACTCGTCGAGCGACATCGCCAGGCTCACATCATCACGCACCAAACTCAACTTCGAAGAATGGAAGCTGATCCATCGCAGCCGACTATCCATCCTACCTCTTTTCGGCACACCTGGAATTTCGGCTCCTGACAAGAAGTGCCGAAGGTGCAGGACGGACGCCGAGACCACGTCTCACGTGACCAGCCATTGCCGGGTCAACCTTCCGGAAATCGGACGGCGACACGACGCAATTCTGCTGGAACTGGCCAAAATCATCTGCAGGGCCGGTCACACGATTCGTGTCAACCAGGTGTTCCCGGACACTACCCTCCGCCCAGATATCGTCATCACCTCCGCAACACCGCAGCTCATCATCGACGTGACGATACCTTTCGATGCTCCGGAATCCCTACAAGCTGGATTCGACCGGAAAGTGGCCAAATATGGTCATCTTGGACCGACGCTTCCGGTGGTGATCGGCGCTTTGGGCTCCTGGATGCCGTCCAACAACGCGGTGGCCAACTCCCTCAACATACAACCTAATGCGTGGCGCCGTTTCAGGCGGAAGAGTCGACTTGCAGCCATCCAAGGGTCAATGAGAGTGGTCTCTAACCACCTTCACGCAGCTGACAGGGATGAAGGCCTACTGGGGCCCGCATAA